From one Dermacentor variabilis isolate Ectoservices chromosome 3, ASM5094787v1, whole genome shotgun sequence genomic stretch:
- the LOC142574645 gene encoding uncharacterized protein LOC142574645, translating into MLLQQIYACVILGLASSAFAVYAPVSYGAGYSGYALNHGIGYSGLTGFGISRGLGYAPGASYAVAAPAVSGTVSARYHAAPAQTTVHTAPTVTTYAATPAVTTYAAAPAVAKVATTYHAAPAVTAYAAAPAVSRLTTYHSAPMSAAAPAFSNLATNYAAVPAITGVYQSAPAITRVYQPRVVLAAAPAITTYAAPTVSKVSNAYVTAPAISRVYQSAPAVAATYAVAPAVTRVYQSAPGVSRVYQTTPILVAAPAVAKIATTYASAPGITRVYQNAPALKRIYQSAPVVAAAPTFAKVSTTYTASPAITRVFQPNPVVSASPAVTTYTAPAISKVATTYASAPAITKVYETSRGLTKLYHSAPVVATAPAVSNVATTYSTAPAVTPLYHAGQVTSVANAPAVTTTTYHTSPRVATVAAAPAVANVPLSSAYGYGVGTLGYGVGHYHFGHGLGAYGLNYGYGLGTPIEHTVVLRNKKFSRDKPLNVVQCVNGDERSCSESQQPTWEGCEAGLPSSILEDQRALVETARAAALANGIRE; encoded by the exons ATGCTGCTTCAGCAG ATCTACGCTTGTGTCATCCTTGGTTTGGCCAGCAGTGCCTTCGCCGTTTATGCCCCCGTAAGCTATGGCGCAGGATATAGTGGCTACGCTCTGAACCACGGTATTGGCTACTCTGGCCTCACCGGTTTTGGCATCAGCCGTGGCCTCGGTTATGCTCCAGGTGCTAGCTACGCCGTCGCTGCTCCAGCTGTGAGTGGTACTGTTTCTGCTAGATACCATGCAGCTCCAGCTCAGACAACCGTGCACACCGCACCAACAGTCACCACGTACGCTGCTACTCCAGCGGTCACCACTTACGCTGCTGCGCCAGCAGTTGCTAAAGTAGCCACTACCTACCATGCAGCGCCAGCTGTAACTGCGTACGCAGCTGCTCCAGCTGTTTCCCGTCTCACGACGTACCACAGCGCACCGATGTCGGCTGCGGCTCCAGCTTTCTCCAATCTTGCCACCAATTATGCCGCCGTCCCGGCAATAACTGGCGTTTACCAGAGTGCTCCAGCTATCACCAGAGTTTATCAGCCCAGGGTTGTTCTTGCCGCCGCCCCCGCTATTACCACATACGCTGCTCCAACTGTCTCAAAGGTTTCCAACGCCTATGTGACCGCCCCAGCCATATCTAGGGTTTACCAAAGTGCTCCAGCT GTTGCGGCCACGTACGCTGTGGCCCCAGCTGTCACTAGAGTTTACCAGAGTGCCCCAGGTGTAAGCCGGGTCTACCAGACTACTCCAATTCTTGTTGCAGCACCCGCTGTTGCCAAGATTGCCACCACGTATGCTTCTGCCCCTGGTATTACGAGAGTCTACCAGAATGCCCCAGCCCTGAAACGAATCTACCAGTCTGCTCCTGTTGTAGCTGCTGCTCCAACCTTTGCCAAGGTTTCTACCACATATACAGCTAGCCCAGCCATCACGCGTGTATTCCAGCCCAACCCAGTTGTATCAGCATCACCAGCTGTCACAACATACACTGCTCCAGCCATATCCAAGGTGGCTACCACCTATGCCTCTGCCCCAGCTATCACTAAAGTATACGAGACATCGCGAGGTTTGACTAAACTGTACCACTCGGCTCCAGTCGTTGCTACTGCCCCGGCTGTTTCCAACGTAGCCACCACGTATTCAACTGCCCCAGCAGTTACCCCTCTTTACCA TGCTGGCCAAGTTACCTCAGTGGCCAATGCTCCGGCTGTCACTACAACCACATACCACACTTCTCCACGTGTTGCCACAGTGGCTGCTGCTCCAG CCGTGGCCAATGTCCCCCTGAGCTCTGCCTACGGATATGGCGTTGGTACTCTTGGCTACGGGGTTGGCCACTATCACTTCGGCCATGGTCTTGGTGCCTATGGTCTGAACTACGGCTACGGCCTTGGAACGCCTATTGAGCACACTGTTGTACTCCGCAACAAGAAGT TTTCCCGTGATAAGCCGCTGAACGTTGTACAGTGCGTCAACGGTGACGAGCGGTCCTGTTCGG